The proteins below come from a single Streptomyces sp. B3I8 genomic window:
- a CDS encoding YihY/virulence factor BrkB family protein: MGTTVHVPQTRDMIGEELSGDEALTALRRYGGVRLLLHSFARFRYADGFTHARALGFQVVLGMVPFTIALVGLATSVHTEGVGRVIELTLGRIVPGASADLVEGAFERTRKTAHGSVWSVLALCAGLGFALLNLASAMGQVERGANRIYGIERDRPFPRKYARATLLAVAAGMPMVLGFVVLVAGGAVGDALVQTYGHSRSGPGWWHLLEVPLGLFAAWIASAVIFRWSPRRDQPGYTWLAFGSAVHLVLWVAATWLLALYVEKSSAFGDLYGPLTAFVALLLWANLTGIALFLGIAFAAQLEAARAGITTPVRPDPGPGK, from the coding sequence ATGGGAACAACCGTCCACGTCCCGCAGACCCGGGACATGATCGGGGAGGAACTCTCCGGAGACGAGGCGCTGACCGCACTGCGCCGGTACGGAGGCGTCCGGCTGCTGCTCCACTCCTTCGCCCGCTTCCGGTACGCCGACGGATTCACCCACGCCCGCGCGCTCGGCTTCCAGGTCGTCCTCGGCATGGTGCCGTTCACCATCGCCCTGGTCGGACTCGCCACGTCGGTCCACACCGAGGGAGTGGGCCGCGTCATCGAGCTCACCCTCGGACGGATCGTGCCGGGGGCCAGCGCGGACCTCGTCGAGGGTGCCTTCGAGCGCACCCGGAAGACGGCCCACGGCAGCGTGTGGAGCGTCCTCGCGCTCTGCGCCGGCCTGGGCTTCGCCCTGTTGAACCTCGCCTCGGCGATGGGCCAGGTCGAGCGCGGCGCCAACCGCATCTACGGTATCGAACGCGACCGGCCCTTCCCCCGGAAGTACGCCCGCGCAACTCTGCTCGCCGTCGCGGCCGGGATGCCGATGGTGCTGGGATTCGTGGTCCTGGTCGCCGGCGGCGCCGTCGGGGACGCGCTGGTGCAGACCTACGGGCACAGCCGGAGCGGGCCCGGCTGGTGGCACCTCCTGGAGGTGCCGCTCGGGCTGTTCGCGGCCTGGATCGCCTCCGCGGTGATCTTCCGCTGGTCGCCGCGGAGGGACCAACCGGGGTACACCTGGCTGGCGTTCGGCTCCGCCGTCCACCTCGTGCTGTGGGTGGCGGCCACGTGGCTGCTCGCCCTGTACGTGGAGAAGAGCAGCGCCTTCGGTGACCTCTACGGCCCCCTCACCGCCTTCGTCGCCCTGCTCCTGTGGGCCAACCTCACCGGCATCGCCCTCTTCCTGGGCATCGCCTTCGCCGCCCAGCTGGAAGCGGCACGGGCGGGCATCACCACACCGGTCCGTCCGGACCCGGGTCCGGGGAAGTAG
- a CDS encoding glycoside hydrolase family 65 protein, protein MRPGTTPAPAPAPGTHRAGPGCGTAAPGTWEYDGYDPAAERLRESLCTLGNGRFATRGALPECAADAVHYPGTYLAGCYDRLTSDVAGRRVENEDLVNLPDWLPLRLRPAGGDWLTPDTATVLDHRLTLHLDSGLLARHTRYALGGGRTLDVRQQRLVSMADAHLAALRTELTAEGAGLALEVESALDGGVTNSGVPRYRDLDGRHLTHVHTGTTTPDTAWLRCRTRTSDVRIGMAARVTADVPVTVHHVHPRALHTAHLRLEPGRTAVVDKTVALHTSRDPAISDPLRAAAERARTAPGFVELRENHRAAWEQLWRRARLEVPGEPGLILRLHLFHVLQTLSPHTADLDVGVPARGLHGEAYRGHVFWDELFVLPYLNLHFPEVSRALLTYRHRRLEPARAAARAVGRRGALYPWQSGSDGREETQRLHLNPRSGRWLPDHSHLQRHVGSAIAHNVWQYCEASGDTEFLHTGGAEMLLEIARFWADSATWDPHTRRHRILGVMGPDEYHDAYPDADRPGLDDNAYTNVTAAWVLTRTLELLRSLPEPRRRELTEGTSLTDTELQRWEEVSHTLRIPFHDGVISQFEGYEDLAELDWDGYRARYGDIRRLDRILEAEGDSVNRYKASKQADVLMLGHLFPPDELVALFARLGHRFDDELWRRTVDHYLARTSHGSTLSGLVHGWILARCRRTEAWNYVQEALRGDVADVQGGTTGEGIHLGAMAGTLDLVQRGLPGLETRGGALRLDPVPLPELSSYGFTLRHHDHWGVRLRLEHRLVEIEVPPSAAAPLDVRVAGRAVRVRPGEQRRLELPD, encoded by the coding sequence GTGCGCCCCGGTACGACCCCCGCTCCGGCCCCCGCCCCCGGGACCCACCGCGCCGGTCCCGGCTGTGGCACCGCCGCTCCCGGCACCTGGGAGTACGACGGCTACGACCCCGCCGCCGAACGCCTCAGGGAGTCCCTGTGCACCCTCGGCAACGGCCGCTTCGCCACCCGCGGCGCACTCCCCGAGTGTGCGGCGGACGCCGTCCACTACCCCGGCACCTACCTGGCCGGCTGCTACGACCGCCTCACCTCCGACGTGGCCGGCCGCCGGGTCGAGAACGAGGACCTGGTCAACCTCCCCGACTGGCTGCCCCTGCGCCTGCGCCCCGCCGGCGGCGACTGGCTCACCCCGGACACCGCGACCGTTCTCGACCACCGCCTCACCCTCCACCTGGACTCCGGGCTGCTGGCCCGCCACACGCGCTACGCGCTCGGCGGGGGCCGCACCCTCGACGTGCGCCAGCAGCGGCTCGTCTCCATGGCCGACGCCCATCTCGCCGCACTACGCACCGAGTTGACGGCCGAGGGCGCCGGCCTGGCCCTCGAGGTCGAGTCGGCGCTCGACGGCGGCGTCACCAACTCCGGCGTCCCCCGCTACCGCGATCTGGACGGCCGGCACCTCACCCACGTCCACACCGGCACCACCACCCCAGACACCGCATGGCTGCGCTGCCGCACCCGTACCTCCGACGTCCGGATCGGCATGGCGGCCCGCGTCACCGCGGACGTGCCGGTCACCGTCCACCACGTGCACCCGCGCGCCCTGCACACCGCGCACCTGCGCCTGGAGCCCGGCCGCACGGCCGTCGTCGACAAGACCGTCGCCCTGCACACCTCCCGCGACCCCGCCATCAGCGACCCGCTGCGCGCCGCCGCCGAACGGGCCCGTACGGCACCTGGCTTCGTGGAGCTGCGGGAGAACCACCGCGCGGCCTGGGAGCAGTTGTGGCGCCGGGCCCGGCTCGAGGTCCCCGGGGAGCCCGGCCTCATCCTGCGGCTGCACCTCTTCCACGTGCTGCAGACCCTCTCCCCGCACACCGCCGACCTCGACGTCGGCGTACCGGCGCGGGGACTGCACGGCGAGGCCTACCGCGGGCACGTCTTCTGGGACGAGCTGTTCGTGCTGCCGTACCTCAACCTGCACTTCCCCGAGGTCTCCCGAGCCCTGCTCACCTACCGCCACCGGCGTCTGGAACCCGCCCGCGCGGCGGCCCGCGCCGTCGGCCGACGCGGTGCTCTGTACCCGTGGCAGAGCGGCAGCGACGGACGGGAGGAGACCCAGCGGCTGCACCTCAACCCCCGCTCGGGCCGCTGGCTGCCCGACCACTCGCACCTCCAGCGACACGTCGGGTCGGCGATCGCGCACAACGTCTGGCAGTACTGCGAGGCGAGCGGCGACACCGAGTTCCTGCACACCGGCGGCGCCGAGATGCTGCTGGAGATCGCCCGGTTCTGGGCCGACTCCGCCACCTGGGACCCGCACACGCGCCGGCACCGCATCCTCGGTGTGATGGGTCCCGACGAGTACCACGACGCCTACCCGGACGCCGACCGGCCCGGCCTCGACGACAACGCCTACACCAACGTCACCGCCGCCTGGGTGCTCACCCGCACCCTGGAGCTGCTGCGGTCGCTCCCCGAGCCCCGGCGCCGCGAACTCACCGAGGGCACCAGCCTGACCGACACCGAACTCCAGCGCTGGGAGGAGGTCTCCCACACCTTGCGCATCCCCTTCCACGACGGCGTCATCAGCCAGTTCGAAGGCTACGAAGACCTCGCCGAACTCGACTGGGACGGCTACCGCGCCCGGTACGGCGACATCCGCCGACTGGACCGCATCCTGGAGGCGGAGGGCGACAGCGTCAACCGCTACAAGGCGTCCAAACAGGCCGACGTCCTCATGCTCGGCCACCTCTTCCCGCCGGACGAACTCGTCGCCCTCTTCGCCCGGTTGGGCCACCGCTTCGACGACGAGCTGTGGCGCCGCACCGTCGACCACTACCTGGCCCGCACCAGCCACGGCTCCACGCTCAGCGGACTGGTCCACGGCTGGATCCTGGCCCGCTGCCGCCGCACCGAGGCGTGGAACTACGTCCAGGAGGCCCTGCGCGGCGACGTCGCCGACGTGCAGGGCGGCACCACCGGCGAGGGCATCCACCTCGGCGCCATGGCCGGCACCCTCGACCTGGTCCAGCGCGGCCTGCCCGGACTGGAGACCCGCGGGGGCGCGCTCCGGCTCGATCCCGTCCCGCTGCCGGAACTCTCCTCCTACGGCTTCACCCTGCGCCACCACGACCACTGGGGCGTACGCCTGCGGCTGGAGCACCGCCTGGTGGAGATCGAGGTGCCGCCCTCCGCCGCCGCGCCCCTCGACGTCCGCGTCGCCGGCCGCGCGGTCCGGGTCCGGCCGGGGGAGCAGCGCCGGCTGGAGCTGCCCGACTGA